One window from the genome of Gloeomargarita sp. SRBZ-1_bins_9 encodes:
- the speE gene encoding polyamine aminopropyltransferase, giving the protein MDTSKFHQIQFTEFWEGRTGQTFGVEDLLYSRRSPYQQVQVWQTDAFGRLLTLDGLVMCTERDEFIYHEMISHPALCLVNQPRRVLVVGGGDGGTVREVLRHPNLEQVDLVEIDALVVEVAQTYFPTMASGFQDPRLHLHIADGVAFVQGVPDGTYDVVIVDSTDPVDMAEGLFGLDFYRQVARILQPAGVLVFQSESPFDRLFQETIRAAHHSLRQLFPIVTMYLAFIPSYPTGMWSFTLASKQYHPVRDFDPQRAQAQISAFASQLRYYNPEVHVAAFALPTFVRQQLEEN; this is encoded by the coding sequence ATGGACACCAGTAAATTTCACCAAATCCAGTTCACCGAGTTCTGGGAGGGACGCACGGGCCAAACCTTCGGCGTGGAGGATTTGCTTTATAGCCGGCGCAGCCCCTATCAGCAGGTGCAGGTCTGGCAGACGGATGCCTTCGGTCGCCTGCTGACCCTGGATGGCCTGGTCATGTGTACCGAGCGGGATGAATTTATTTATCACGAAATGATCAGCCATCCGGCCCTGTGCCTGGTCAATCAACCCCGGCGGGTGCTGGTGGTCGGCGGCGGCGATGGGGGTACGGTGCGGGAGGTGTTGCGCCACCCCAATCTGGAACAGGTGGACCTGGTGGAAATTGACGCCCTGGTGGTGGAGGTGGCCCAAACCTACTTCCCCACTATGGCCAGCGGCTTCCAAGACCCCCGCCTGCATCTCCACATTGCCGATGGGGTCGCCTTCGTCCAAGGGGTGCCTGACGGGACCTATGACGTGGTGATCGTGGATTCCACGGACCCGGTGGACATGGCGGAGGGGTTGTTCGGCTTGGATTTCTACCGGCAGGTGGCCCGGATTCTCCAACCGGCGGGGGTCCTGGTCTTCCAGAGCGAATCCCCCTTTGACCGGCTGTTTCAAGAGACGATCCGGGCAGCCCACCACAGCCTGCGGCAGCTTTTTCCCATCGTGACGATGTATTTGGCGTTTATTCCCTCCTACCCGACGGGCATGTGGTCATTTACCCTGGCCAGCAAGCAATATCATCCGGTGCGGGATTTTGACCCCCAGCGTGCCCAGGCGCAAATTAGCGCTTTTGCTTCCCAGTTACGCTATTACAACCCGGAGGTGCATGTGGCGGCCTTTGCCCTGCCTACCTTTGTGCGCCAGCAATTGGAGGAGAATTAA
- a CDS encoding CHAD domain-containing protein, whose protein sequence is MAATTLGWWIHQHLGKAFRKWSKQEEGVKEGKDPEAIHQMRVAMRRLRSLLTTFEGVLDVPRVARKVGMISRVLGQARDADVMLERLQNHYLPALPPQEQKVVQGWVRQLQQQRREQQRELVALLHSATYERVYKVWRDWIDRPRWHPLGDRPLAETLPHVLIRSWAELFLYPGWAVNTVSENPDCLHDLRKAIKRTRYLWEFAEDWLGEDLRASLGWLRESQEVLGQLQDGFVLVAQLTVDCPVLEERLIQDRAELWRQWQHLRAQLQSSEHHQQVYRILGSRCGSPVTPAPTVETERLAAVPLG, encoded by the coding sequence ATGGCAGCGACGACCCTGGGGTGGTGGATCCATCAGCATCTCGGGAAGGCCTTTCGCAAGTGGAGCAAGCAGGAGGAGGGGGTCAAGGAGGGAAAAGACCCGGAAGCCATCCACCAGATGCGGGTGGCCATGCGGCGCTTGCGCTCGTTGCTGACGACCTTCGAGGGGGTGTTGGACGTGCCGCGGGTGGCCCGCAAGGTGGGGATGATCAGCCGGGTGTTGGGGCAGGCCCGGGATGCGGATGTGATGCTGGAGCGGTTGCAAAACCATTATTTACCGGCGCTGCCCCCTCAGGAGCAGAAGGTGGTGCAGGGCTGGGTGCGGCAATTGCAACAGCAGCGACGGGAGCAACAGCGGGAATTGGTAGCCCTCCTGCACTCGGCAACCTATGAACGGGTGTATAAGGTCTGGCGCGATTGGATCGACCGGCCCCGCTGGCATCCCCTGGGGGACCGTCCCCTGGCGGAAACCCTGCCCCACGTTTTGATCAGGAGCTGGGCGGAGTTGTTCCTGTATCCGGGGTGGGCCGTGAACACGGTTTCTGAAAACCCAGATTGTCTACACGACCTGCGCAAAGCCATCAAACGCACCCGTTACCTGTGGGAATTTGCCGAGGACTGGCTGGGGGAAGACCTGCGGGCGTCCTTGGGGTGGCTACGGGAGTCCCAGGAGGTGCTGGGGCAACTCCAGGATGGGTTTGTCCTGGTGGCCCAGTTGACCGTGGATTGTCCTGTGCTGGAGGAACGGTTAATCCAGGACCGGGCCGAACTCTGGCGACAATGGCAACACCTGCGGGCGCAACTGCAAAGCAGCGAACATCACCAGCAGGTCTATCGTATCCTTGGCAGTCGTTGTGGCAGCCCTGTTACTCCGGCGCCAACGGTCGAAACCGAGCGTCTCGCCGCAGTTCCCCTTGGATGA
- the cysH gene encoding phosphoadenosine phosphosulfate reductase, which translates to MNQPVGAQTPYGEKTSPVLTETTVHPELWQKVRQLDLATLNRELATATPRDILAWAVDLLLEGLVQASAFNVEDMVITDLLYRDLKPPHPVPVLFLDTLHHFPETLELVAQATAHYDLNLKIYRIQTVNSREAFAQRYGEKLWETDIEQFHYLTKIEPLQRGLQELGAVAWITGRRRDQATTRADMPVLEWDKRQRLKINPLAYWTRKQSWAYVMEHTVPYNPLHDRGYASIGDEPLTTPIAEGEDERAGRWRGTGKTECGIHL; encoded by the coding sequence ATGAATCAGCCAGTTGGTGCCCAGACCCCCTATGGTGAAAAAACAAGTCCTGTGTTGACGGAAACGACTGTGCATCCAGAGCTGTGGCAGAAGGTGCGCCAGCTTGACCTGGCAACCCTGAACCGGGAGTTAGCGACGGCCACCCCGCGGGACATCCTGGCCTGGGCGGTGGACCTGTTGCTGGAGGGGTTGGTGCAGGCCAGTGCCTTTAACGTGGAGGACATGGTGATCACCGACCTGCTTTACCGGGACCTCAAGCCCCCCCATCCCGTGCCGGTGTTGTTTTTGGATACCCTGCACCATTTCCCGGAGACTCTGGAGCTGGTGGCCCAAGCCACGGCCCACTACGACTTGAACCTGAAAATCTACCGCATCCAGACGGTGAATTCCCGGGAGGCCTTTGCCCAGCGCTACGGGGAAAAACTCTGGGAGACGGATATTGAGCAATTTCACTACCTCACCAAAATTGAACCCTTGCAACGGGGGTTGCAGGAACTGGGGGCGGTGGCCTGGATTACGGGACGGCGGCGGGACCAAGCGACCACCCGGGCCGATATGCCAGTGCTGGAGTGGGACAAGCGCCAGCGCCTCAAAATCAATCCCCTGGCCTACTGGACCCGCAAACAAAGCTGGGCCTACGTCATGGAACACACAGTCCCCTACAACCCCCTGCACGACCGGGGCTACGCCAGTATTGGGGATGAACCGCTGACTACGCCGATTGCCGAAGGGGAGGACGAACGGGCTGGCCGCTGGCGGGGCACCGGCAAAACCGAGTGCGGGATCCATCTTTAG